In one Nocardioides sp. NBC_00368 genomic region, the following are encoded:
- a CDS encoding FAD-dependent oxidoreductase → MSEPMSEPTTEPTTGKRIVIIGGGMAAARLVEGLVARGLGPQTTVLAEEQHVPYNRILLSAVLEGTHRPGALALREKQWYADRGVDLRLNSLVVDIHRDTKTVELADRTRIPYDAVVLATGAIPSLPPIRGVVRMDGSMDPRVQAFRSLDDCARLLDTLHDHPRSAVIVGGGLLGLQVSRALAVRGIETEIVEGRDHLLSSQVDASAGKVLKRSMAKLGTQVYLGARATRLTDEGLKLDNGYTLETDLVVLTAGGRPRANLARRAELTVNRGIVVDDQLRSVDDPDVYAIGDCAEHNATTTGFVSPAWEQAGVLAEVLAGNQAAYEGHRVVARLRATDLDVCVLGEPENETGEVVEIANPIKGTHRKLVVRDGRIVAGALVGDLSRVGLITQAFDRQTVLGEHEAGQLLLPEPSSSGSGIPQLPDDAEVCACAGVSAGRIRACRSLEDVRDTTRATTGCGGCAPTVRQLLATRPSGSQLNASQISASQISASQISASQISNGQLSVEGTTS, encoded by the coding sequence ATGAGCGAGCCCATGAGCGAGCCCACGACCGAGCCCACGACCGGGAAGCGGATCGTCATCATCGGTGGCGGCATGGCCGCGGCCCGGCTCGTCGAGGGACTGGTCGCGCGCGGCCTCGGCCCGCAGACGACCGTGCTCGCGGAGGAGCAGCACGTGCCGTACAACCGGATCCTGCTCTCCGCGGTGCTCGAGGGCACCCACCGCCCCGGGGCGCTCGCGCTGCGCGAGAAGCAGTGGTACGCCGACCGCGGGGTCGACCTCCGCCTGAACAGCCTCGTCGTGGACATCCACCGCGACACCAAGACGGTCGAGCTCGCCGACCGGACGCGGATCCCCTACGACGCCGTCGTACTGGCGACCGGGGCGATCCCGAGCCTGCCGCCGATCCGCGGCGTGGTGCGGATGGACGGCTCGATGGACCCGCGGGTGCAGGCGTTCCGCAGCCTCGACGACTGCGCGCGGCTGCTCGACACGCTGCACGACCACCCGCGGAGCGCGGTGATCGTCGGCGGTGGCCTGCTCGGGCTCCAGGTCTCCCGCGCCCTCGCGGTGCGCGGGATCGAGACTGAGATCGTCGAGGGTCGTGACCACCTGCTCAGCAGCCAGGTCGACGCGTCGGCAGGCAAGGTGCTGAAGCGGTCGATGGCCAAGCTCGGCACCCAGGTCTACCTCGGCGCCCGGGCGACCCGGCTGACCGACGAGGGCCTCAAGCTCGACAACGGCTACACCCTCGAGACCGACCTGGTGGTGCTCACCGCCGGCGGCCGCCCCCGCGCCAACCTCGCCCGTCGTGCCGAGCTCACCGTCAACCGCGGCATCGTCGTCGACGACCAGCTCCGCAGCGTCGACGACCCCGACGTCTATGCGATCGGCGACTGCGCCGAGCACAACGCGACGACCACCGGCTTCGTGAGCCCGGCCTGGGAGCAGGCCGGTGTCCTCGCCGAGGTCCTCGCCGGTAACCAGGCGGCCTATGAGGGACACCGCGTCGTCGCCCGCCTGCGCGCCACCGACCTCGATGTCTGCGTCCTCGGCGAGCCCGAGAACGAGACCGGCGAGGTCGTCGAGATCGCCAACCCGATCAAGGGCACCCACCGCAAGCTGGTGGTACGCGACGGCCGCATCGTCGCCGGCGCCCTCGTCGGTGACCTGAGCCGGGTCGGCCTGATCACCCAGGCCTTCGACCGCCAGACCGTCCTCGGCGAGCACGAGGCCGGACAGCTGCTGCTGCCCGAGCCGTCCTCGTCGGGCTCCGGGATCCCGCAGCTCCCCGACGACGCGGAGGTGTGCGCCTGCGCCGGTGTCAGCGCCGGCCGGATCCGGGCGTGCCGGTCCCTCGAGGACGTACGCGACACCACCCGCGCCACCACCGGCTGCGGCGGCTGCGCGCCGACCGTACGTCAGCTTCTGGCGACTCGGCCCAGTGGCAGCCAGCTCAACGCCAGCCAGATCAGTGCCAGCCAGATCAGTGCCAGCCAGATCAGTGCCAGCCAGATCAGTAACGGGCAGCTCAGTGTGGAAGGAACAACATCATGA
- a CDS encoding sirohydrochlorin chelatase, translating into MRLVVAAHGTRQLLGNAVASIIAKRAGRVLAMESKAAYVELCEPLLTDVLAEGQPSVVVPLLLSTGYHIKVDLPQAAEGLPVTMGRALGPDPLLASAQVSRLVSAGVTPGRPVVLVAAGSNDPDARADIATAGALLEEVWGGPVRVATVSGSGAPALGEVVRPGDAVSPYLLAPGFFSDMVRARAEAAGAETVADVIGPHPDVVELVVRRASDLIGEVGGGQARVG; encoded by the coding sequence ATGAGACTCGTCGTCGCCGCCCACGGGACCCGGCAGCTGCTCGGCAACGCCGTCGCCTCGATCATCGCCAAGCGCGCAGGCCGTGTGCTCGCGATGGAGTCGAAGGCTGCGTACGTCGAGCTCTGCGAGCCGCTCCTGACCGATGTCCTGGCGGAGGGGCAGCCATCCGTGGTGGTCCCGCTGCTGCTCTCGACCGGCTACCACATCAAGGTCGACCTGCCGCAGGCCGCCGAGGGGCTGCCGGTGACGATGGGTCGCGCGCTCGGGCCCGACCCGTTGCTGGCCTCGGCCCAGGTCTCCCGGCTGGTCTCCGCCGGCGTCACGCCCGGCCGGCCGGTGGTGCTGGTCGCCGCCGGGTCCAACGACCCGGACGCGCGCGCCGACATCGCGACGGCGGGCGCGCTGCTGGAGGAGGTCTGGGGCGGTCCCGTCCGCGTGGCCACAGTCTCCGGCTCCGGCGCTCCGGCCCTGGGCGAGGTCGTACGTCCCGGCGACGCCGTCTCGCCCTACCTGCTCGCCCCCGGCTTCTTCTCCGACATGGTCCGCGCCCGTGCCGAGGCCGCCGGTGCGGAGACCGTCGCCGACGTCATCGGTCCGCATCCCGACGTCGTCGAGCTGGTCGTACGCCGCGCCTCCGATCTCATCGGCGAGGTCGGCGGCGGACAAGCGCGGGTCGGGTAG
- the nirB gene encoding nitrite reductase large subunit NirB, whose product MSPHLRKKVVVVGHGMVGHRFVTAAIERGLTETHDIVVFGEEPRPAYDRVALTSFFEVGAEALSFLPSGVYEDPRVTLRTGTSVVEIDPAAQTVMLADGEEMAYDELVLATGAAPFVPPVPGSELGNVFVYRTIEDLEAIREAAKTAKAGAVIGGGLLGLEAANALHQLGVETHVVELAPRLMAVQVDDAGGNTLKRHIEKLGLTVHTGVMTESISPDSIEEIAVVDEDADGILDGRVSALKFKDVEEPLAVDMVVFSAGIRPRDALARAAGLDLAERGGVLVDEQCRSSDPHVWAVGECAAPGGKMYGLVAPGYDMAEVVADALLGGAGTFTGADMSTKLKLLGVDVASFGDAHGTTEECLELTYSDAVAGVYKKLVISEDGTRLLGGVLVGDASAYGLLRPMVASGMTLPENPEELILPQSTGGGGGIQLPPEAQICSCNNVTRGDIEAAVDNGCESAADVTKATKAGSTCGSCKVQVKKIVEDYFTAQGKTVDTSLCEHFKMTRAELFDVVLIHGYKTFDEIIEAHGTGRGCDLCKPAVASILASQLNGHVLAKENRKLQDTNDAYLANLQKNGSYSVVPRIPGGEITPEGLIVIGEVAKEFGLYTKITGGQRIDMFGARMEDLPAIWKRLVDAGFESGHAYGKSLRTVKSCVGSTWCRYGVQDSVGLAIMLETRYRGLRSPHKLKGGVSGCARECAEARGKDFGVIATEKGWNLYVGGNGGAIPAHAQLLAGDLSTEELVRYLDRFLMYYVRTADRLQRTSTWIDSLDGGLDRVREVVVDDVLGLGTELEAAMATHVDGYFDEWKATIEDPEKLKRFVSFVNAPEIPDPNISFGSTRGQIVPDVADGPAVVGPVGLGATIPVGAPNLEESR is encoded by the coding sequence ATGAGCCCTCACCTCCGCAAGAAGGTCGTCGTGGTCGGCCACGGCATGGTCGGTCACCGCTTCGTGACCGCCGCCATCGAGCGCGGTCTCACCGAGACCCACGACATCGTCGTCTTCGGTGAGGAGCCGCGTCCGGCGTACGACCGGGTCGCCCTCACCAGCTTCTTCGAGGTCGGCGCCGAGGCACTCTCCTTCCTACCCTCCGGCGTGTACGAGGACCCGCGGGTCACGCTGCGCACCGGCACGAGCGTCGTCGAGATCGACCCGGCGGCCCAGACGGTGATGCTCGCCGACGGCGAGGAGATGGCGTACGACGAGCTGGTGCTCGCCACCGGAGCGGCACCGTTCGTGCCGCCGGTGCCGGGCTCGGAGCTCGGGAACGTCTTCGTCTACCGCACGATCGAGGACCTCGAGGCGATCCGGGAGGCTGCGAAGACCGCGAAGGCCGGTGCCGTGATCGGCGGTGGCCTGCTCGGGCTGGAGGCCGCCAACGCGCTGCACCAGCTCGGGGTCGAGACCCATGTGGTCGAGCTCGCGCCCCGGCTGATGGCCGTCCAGGTCGACGACGCCGGCGGCAACACGCTGAAGCGTCACATCGAGAAGCTCGGCCTCACCGTCCACACCGGGGTGATGACGGAATCGATCTCGCCGGACTCGATCGAGGAGATCGCGGTCGTCGACGAGGACGCCGACGGCATCCTCGACGGCAGGGTCAGCGCGCTGAAGTTCAAGGACGTCGAGGAGCCGCTGGCGGTCGACATGGTCGTCTTCTCCGCCGGCATCCGGCCGCGGGACGCGCTGGCCCGCGCGGCCGGCCTGGACCTGGCCGAGCGCGGCGGCGTGCTCGTCGACGAGCAGTGCCGCTCCTCCGACCCGCACGTGTGGGCGGTGGGCGAGTGTGCCGCCCCCGGCGGGAAGATGTACGGCCTGGTGGCCCCCGGCTACGACATGGCCGAGGTCGTCGCCGACGCCCTGCTCGGCGGTGCCGGCACCTTCACCGGTGCCGACATGTCGACGAAGCTCAAGCTGCTCGGCGTCGACGTCGCCAGCTTCGGTGACGCGCACGGCACCACCGAGGAGTGCCTCGAGCTCACCTACTCCGACGCCGTCGCGGGCGTCTACAAGAAGCTGGTGATCAGCGAGGACGGCACCCGCCTGCTCGGCGGCGTGCTGGTCGGCGACGCGAGCGCCTACGGGCTGCTCCGGCCGATGGTCGCCTCGGGCATGACGCTTCCGGAGAACCCGGAGGAGCTGATCCTCCCCCAGTCCACGGGCGGTGGGGGAGGGATCCAGCTTCCGCCGGAGGCGCAGATCTGCTCGTGCAACAACGTCACCCGCGGTGACATCGAGGCGGCCGTCGACAACGGCTGCGAGAGCGCCGCGGACGTCACCAAGGCCACCAAGGCGGGAAGCACCTGCGGCTCCTGCAAGGTGCAGGTGAAGAAGATCGTCGAGGACTACTTCACCGCCCAGGGAAAGACCGTCGACACCTCGCTGTGCGAGCACTTCAAGATGACCCGCGCCGAGCTCTTCGACGTGGTGCTGATCCACGGCTACAAGACCTTCGACGAGATCATCGAGGCCCACGGCACCGGCCGCGGCTGCGACCTGTGCAAGCCCGCCGTCGCGAGCATCCTGGCGAGCCAGCTCAACGGGCACGTGCTGGCGAAGGAGAACCGCAAGCTCCAGGACACCAACGACGCCTACCTGGCCAACCTCCAGAAGAACGGCTCCTACTCGGTCGTCCCGCGTATCCCCGGTGGTGAGATCACGCCCGAGGGCCTGATCGTGATCGGTGAGGTGGCCAAGGAGTTCGGCCTCTACACCAAGATCACCGGTGGCCAGCGCATCGACATGTTCGGCGCCCGCATGGAGGACCTGCCCGCGATCTGGAAGCGCCTGGTCGACGCCGGGTTCGAGTCCGGCCATGCCTATGGGAAGTCGCTCAGGACCGTGAAGTCCTGCGTCGGCTCGACCTGGTGCCGCTACGGCGTCCAGGACTCCGTCGGCCTCGCGATCATGCTGGAGACCCGCTACCGCGGGCTGCGCTCGCCGCACAAGCTCAAGGGTGGCGTCTCCGGGTGCGCCCGCGAGTGCGCCGAGGCCCGCGGCAAGGACTTCGGTGTCATCGCCACCGAGAAGGGCTGGAACCTGTACGTCGGGGGCAACGGTGGCGCCATCCCGGCGCACGCCCAGCTGCTCGCCGGCGACCTGAGCACCGAGGAGCTGGTCCGCTACCTCGACCGCTTCCTGATGTACTACGTGCGTACCGCCGACCGCCTCCAGCGCACCTCGACCTGGATCGACTCCCTCGACGGAGGCCTGGACCGGGTCCGCGAGGTCGTGGTCGACGACGTCCTCGGCCTGGGCACCGAGCTCGAGGCCGCGATGGCCACGCACGTCGACGGCTACTTCGACGAGTGGAAGGCGACGATCGAGGACCCGGAGAAGCTCAAGCGGTTCGTCTCCTTCGTCAACGCCCCCGAGATCCCGGACCCCAACATCTCCTTCGGGTCCACCCGTGGCCAGATCGTGCCGGACGTCGCTGACGGCCCGGCTGTTGTCGGACCGGTGGGGCTCGGTGCCACCATCCCTGTCGGCGCACCCAACCTGGAGGAGTCGCGATGA
- the nirD gene encoding nitrite reductase small subunit NirD, protein MTQTQTQTYISVCRLDDIDPETGIAALVRGEAVAVFRTLDDRVFALSNFDPYGHASVLARGIVGTRGEVPFVASPLLKQPFALETGLCLDDPSVSVATYEVEVVDGEVRIGARRG, encoded by the coding sequence ATGACCCAGACGCAGACCCAGACGTACATCTCCGTCTGTCGCCTCGACGACATCGACCCCGAGACCGGCATCGCTGCGCTGGTCAGGGGCGAGGCCGTGGCCGTCTTCCGGACCCTCGACGACCGCGTCTTCGCGCTCTCCAACTTCGATCCGTACGGCCACGCCTCGGTGCTCGCCCGGGGCATCGTCGGCACGCGTGGCGAGGTGCCGTTCGTCGCATCGCCCCTGCTCAAGCAGCCGTTCGCGCTCGAGACCGGTCTGTGCCTCGACGACCCGTCGGTGTCGGTCGCGACCTACGAGGTCGAGGTCGTCGACGGCGAGGTCCGCATCGGGGCCCGCCGGGGGTAG
- a CDS encoding ABC transporter permease, which translates to MSLRRTLAVTGRVLAQIRRDHRTLVMLVVLPTLLMSLLWWMYEESPAPIFDRIGPALLAIFPFIVMFLVTSVTTLRERSSGTLERLLAMPLGKGDFLLGYALAFGLLAAVQSAVAVAVSVGLLGLEITGSVALLVVVAIVDAVLGTALGLLVSAFATTEFQAVQFMPAIVVPQILLCGLLVPRDSLPTVLEAISDVLPLSYAVDAMTHLVTSTETGDVWTDLAVVGGFVVAGLALGSATLRRRTP; encoded by the coding sequence ATGAGCCTTCGACGGACCCTCGCGGTGACCGGGCGGGTGCTCGCCCAGATCCGGCGCGACCACCGCACCCTGGTGATGCTGGTGGTCCTGCCGACGTTGCTGATGTCGCTGCTGTGGTGGATGTACGAGGAGTCGCCCGCACCCATCTTCGACCGGATCGGCCCGGCCCTGCTGGCGATCTTCCCGTTCATCGTGATGTTCCTGGTGACCTCGGTGACCACGCTGCGCGAACGCTCCTCCGGGACGCTCGAGCGGCTGCTCGCGATGCCGCTGGGCAAGGGCGACTTCCTGCTCGGCTACGCGCTCGCGTTCGGGCTGTTGGCCGCCGTGCAGTCGGCCGTTGCCGTCGCGGTCAGCGTGGGTCTCCTCGGGCTGGAGATCACCGGCTCGGTCGCCCTCCTCGTGGTCGTCGCGATCGTCGACGCCGTCCTCGGCACCGCGCTCGGGCTGCTCGTCTCGGCCTTCGCCACGACCGAGTTCCAGGCGGTGCAGTTCATGCCGGCGATCGTGGTCCCGCAGATCCTGCTGTGCGGGCTGCTGGTGCCGCGCGACTCGCTGCCGACGGTCCTCGAAGCCATCTCCGACGTACTCCCGCTCTCCTACGCCGTCGATGCGATGACCCACCTGGTCACCTCCACCGAGACCGGCGACGTCTGGACCGACCTGGCCGTCGTCGGCGGGTTCGTCGTGGCCGGCCTCGCTCTCGGCTCGGCGACGCTGCGGCGGCGTACTCCCTGA
- the ccmA gene encoding heme ABC exporter ATP-binding protein CcmA, with protein MNNVVEASGLRVVRGKREVLHGLDFSIRAGEVTGLLGPSGCGKTTLMRAMVGVQAKVTGSLTVLGRPAGSAALRPRIGYVTQDASVYEDLTVTENLRFFTRVLGAPRSSVAAAIETVDLTDHKDQVVRDLSGGQRSRVGLAAALLGSPELLVLDEPTVGLDPVLREQLWDTFRDLAAAGAAVVVSSHVMDEAERCDRLLLMREGAFLADGSPAEIKQKASADDIEQAFLALVKGAVR; from the coding sequence ATGAATAACGTGGTGGAGGCATCAGGTCTCCGAGTCGTACGCGGGAAGCGCGAGGTCCTCCATGGCCTCGACTTCTCCATCCGGGCAGGTGAGGTCACCGGGCTGCTCGGACCGTCCGGGTGCGGCAAGACGACGCTGATGCGCGCCATGGTCGGCGTGCAGGCGAAGGTCACCGGGTCGCTCACGGTCCTCGGCCGCCCGGCGGGCTCGGCGGCGCTGCGCCCGCGGATCGGCTACGTCACGCAGGACGCCAGCGTCTACGAGGACCTGACGGTCACCGAGAACCTGAGGTTCTTCACCCGGGTGCTCGGTGCGCCGCGGTCGTCGGTCGCCGCCGCCATCGAGACGGTCGACCTGACCGACCACAAGGACCAGGTCGTACGTGACCTCTCCGGAGGTCAGCGCTCACGGGTCGGCCTCGCCGCCGCGCTGCTCGGCTCGCCGGAGCTCCTGGTGCTCGACGAGCCGACCGTCGGGCTCGACCCGGTGTTGCGCGAGCAGTTGTGGGACACGTTCCGGGACCTGGCCGCCGCGGGTGCCGCGGTCGTCGTCTCCAGCCACGTGATGGACGAGGCCGAGCGCTGCGACCGGCTGCTGCTGATGCGCGAGGGGGCGTTCCTCGCCGACGGCAGCCCGGCGGAGATCAAGCAGAAGGCGAGCGCCGACGACATCGAGCAGGCCTTCCTGGCCCTGGTGAAGGGAGCAGTGCGATGA
- a CDS encoding uroporphyrinogen-III synthase, which produces MAVQNAQEIYDSDVDSGALSGFRVGVTAARKAEEQINLLERRGSQVVWAPALSVDPNRVDAGALRAVTEQIIGQKIDMFLATTGIGMRTWFDAAEEWGLLDRLLETLGGAEILARGPKSVGALRRRGLRELWAPESEEFDDVLEHLRGRDLTGKRIVVQEHGQSLSMVAHALTRQGAEVINVVVYRVESASDPEPMFRLVEVLADGELDAVTFTSAPAVAAFMQAAGSVGLRDEVVAAFQADVVAACVGPVTAAAFEMWGVPTMVPDRSRTAAMVKMLETELPLRRSGLMIELVGGHQLLLHDDAVILDGAEVKLSPAPAAVLGALVANPGNVVSRQALLAMLPSGTAGSEHAVEMAVARLRSALGTKTIQTVVKRGYRLAVAS; this is translated from the coding sequence ATGGCGGTGCAGAATGCTCAGGAGATCTACGATTCCGATGTGGACAGTGGCGCGCTGAGCGGCTTCCGCGTCGGGGTGACCGCGGCGCGGAAGGCCGAGGAGCAGATCAACCTGCTCGAGAGGCGAGGCTCCCAGGTGGTCTGGGCGCCCGCGCTCTCCGTCGACCCCAACCGGGTCGACGCCGGTGCGCTGCGCGCGGTGACCGAGCAGATCATCGGCCAGAAGATCGACATGTTCCTCGCGACGACCGGCATCGGGATGCGTACCTGGTTCGACGCGGCCGAGGAGTGGGGGCTGCTCGACCGGCTGCTGGAGACGCTCGGCGGCGCCGAGATACTGGCACGCGGACCGAAGTCGGTCGGAGCGCTCCGGCGACGGGGCCTGCGGGAGCTGTGGGCACCCGAGTCGGAGGAGTTCGACGACGTCCTGGAGCACCTGCGCGGCCGCGACCTGACCGGCAAGCGGATCGTGGTGCAGGAGCACGGCCAGTCGCTGTCGATGGTCGCGCACGCACTGACCCGGCAGGGTGCCGAGGTCATCAACGTGGTGGTCTACCGGGTCGAGTCGGCCTCGGACCCCGAGCCGATGTTCCGGCTGGTCGAGGTCCTGGCCGACGGTGAGCTGGACGCGGTCACCTTCACCTCCGCGCCGGCCGTGGCCGCGTTCATGCAGGCGGCCGGCTCGGTCGGCCTGCGCGACGAGGTCGTGGCGGCGTTCCAGGCCGATGTCGTCGCGGCCTGCGTCGGTCCGGTGACCGCCGCCGCCTTCGAGATGTGGGGCGTGCCGACGATGGTCCCCGACCGCTCCCGCACCGCGGCCATGGTCAAGATGCTCGAGACGGAGCTGCCGCTACGTCGCTCCGGACTGATGATCGAGCTGGTCGGCGGTCACCAGCTGCTGCTCCACGATGACGCGGTCATCCTCGACGGAGCCGAGGTCAAGCTCTCCCCGGCCCCCGCCGCCGTCCTGGGCGCGCTCGTCGCCAACCCCGGCAACGTCGTCTCCCGGCAGGCCCTGCTCGCCATGCTCCCCTCCGGCACGGCCGGCTCCGAGCACGCGGTCGAGATGGCGGTCGCCCGGCTCCGCTCGGCGCTGGGCACGAAGACGATCCAGACCGTCGTCAAGCGCGGCTATCGGCTGGCGGTGGCCTCATGA
- a CDS encoding molybdopterin oxidoreductase family protein — protein MTDTHCPYCSLQCGMTLVRKGPRLEVSERSFPVNEGALCRKGWTATGLRGSRERLTTPMVRDRATGEWTAATWDEALDLIASKLADLRDAHGADANAVFGGGGLTNEKAYQLGKFARVALGTSQIDYNGRWCMSSAASAGNQAFGVDRGLPFPLADIERTDVCVLVGSNLAETMPPAARHLDRLRENGGKVVVIDPRLTPTGERADLFLQPVPGTDLPLALGVLHLLDAAGAVDEDYIAERTTGFEDVRRSVAAWWPEMVERVSGVEAAQLRELASLLANAEKVMVLTARGAEQHAQGTATVLAWLNVALALGMPGKAYAGYGCLTGQGNGQGGREHGQKADQLPGYRMIDDPAARAHVAAVWGVDPETIPGKGRSAYELLDALGTPEGPKSLLVFGSNIVVSAPNATHITSRLTSLDLLVVADMVMSETAALADVVLPVTQWAEETGTMTNLEGRVILRQAAVTPPDGVRSDLDVIAGLAARLGVVQGVSVGYSPVDRPELPGLPGPTWSTDPEEIFEELRAATKGGKADYSGITYDRIREEDGVFWPCPEDTEGTPRLFADSFFHADGRARFIDVDHRGAAEQPTADYPLHLTTGRVLAQYQSGAQTRRIKDLPDEGAFVELHPLLADRVGAHDGDPVVVRTPRGEMKAPARIVTTIRPDTVFVPFHWVGANKLTNDALDPSSRMPEFKVCAAAVSA, from the coding sequence GTGACCGACACCCACTGTCCTTACTGCAGTCTGCAGTGCGGGATGACCCTTGTCCGCAAGGGTCCCCGGCTGGAGGTCAGTGAGCGCTCGTTCCCGGTGAACGAGGGTGCTCTGTGCCGGAAGGGATGGACGGCGACCGGGCTGCGCGGCAGCCGGGAGCGGCTGACGACGCCGATGGTGCGCGACCGGGCGACGGGGGAGTGGACCGCGGCGACGTGGGACGAGGCCCTCGACCTGATCGCCTCGAAGCTCGCCGACCTGCGCGACGCCCACGGCGCCGACGCGAACGCGGTCTTCGGCGGTGGCGGGCTGACCAACGAGAAGGCCTACCAGCTCGGGAAGTTCGCCCGGGTCGCCCTCGGCACCTCCCAGATCGACTACAACGGCCGCTGGTGCATGAGCTCCGCGGCCTCGGCCGGCAACCAGGCCTTCGGCGTCGACCGCGGGCTGCCGTTCCCGCTGGCCGACATCGAGCGGACCGACGTCTGCGTGCTCGTCGGCTCCAACCTGGCCGAGACGATGCCGCCGGCGGCCCGTCACCTCGATCGGCTGCGCGAGAACGGCGGCAAGGTCGTCGTCATCGACCCGCGGCTGACCCCGACCGGCGAGCGTGCCGACCTCTTCCTCCAGCCGGTCCCCGGCACCGACCTGCCCCTCGCGCTCGGGGTCCTGCACCTGCTCGACGCGGCCGGCGCCGTCGACGAGGACTACATCGCCGAGCGGACCACAGGCTTCGAGGACGTACGCCGCTCCGTGGCTGCCTGGTGGCCGGAGATGGTCGAGCGGGTCAGCGGGGTCGAGGCCGCGCAGCTGCGCGAGCTGGCCTCCCTGCTGGCGAACGCGGAGAAGGTCATGGTCCTGACCGCCCGCGGCGCCGAGCAGCACGCCCAGGGCACCGCGACCGTCCTGGCCTGGCTCAACGTGGCGCTCGCCCTCGGCATGCCCGGCAAGGCGTACGCCGGCTACGGCTGTCTCACCGGACAGGGCAACGGCCAGGGCGGCCGCGAGCACGGCCAGAAGGCCGACCAGCTTCCCGGCTACCGGATGATCGACGACCCTGCGGCCCGCGCGCACGTCGCAGCGGTCTGGGGTGTCGACCCGGAGACCATCCCCGGCAAGGGCCGCTCCGCCTACGAGCTGCTGGACGCGCTCGGCACCCCCGAAGGCCCCAAGAGCCTGCTCGTCTTCGGCTCCAACATCGTGGTCTCTGCCCCGAACGCCACCCACATCACCTCGCGCCTGACGTCCCTCGACCTGCTCGTGGTCGCCGACATGGTGATGAGCGAGACCGCCGCGCTCGCAGACGTGGTGCTGCCGGTGACCCAGTGGGCCGAGGAGACCGGCACCATGACCAACCTCGAGGGTCGGGTCATCCTGCGGCAGGCGGCGGTCACCCCGCCGGACGGCGTACGTTCCGATCTGGATGTGATCGCGGGACTGGCGGCTCGTCTCGGGGTAGTCCAGGGAGTTTCCGTCGGTTACTCACCGGTAGACCGACCGGAACTCCCTGGACTACCCGGACCGACCTGGTCGACCGACCCCGAGGAGATCTTCGAGGAGCTCCGAGCCGCCACGAAGGGCGGCAAGGCCGACTACAGCGGCATCACCTACGACCGCATCCGCGAGGAGGACGGCGTCTTCTGGCCCTGCCCGGAAGACACCGAGGGCACCCCGCGCCTCTTCGCCGACTCCTTCTTCCACGCCGACGGCCGGGCCCGCTTCATCGACGTCGACCACCGCGGCGCGGCCGAGCAGCCGACCGCCGACTACCCGCTCCACCTGACCACCGGCCGGGTGCTCGCGCAGTACCAGTCCGGTGCCCAGACCCGACGGATCAAGGACCTCCCCGACGAGGGCGCCTTCGTCGAGCTCCACCCGCTGCTGGCCGACCGCGTCGGGGCGCACGACGGTGACCCGGTCGTCGTCCGCACCCCGCGCGGCGAGATGAAGGCGCCCGCGCGGATCGTGACCACGATCCGCCCGGACACGGTCTTCGTGCCCTTCCACTGGGTCGGCGCCAACAAGCTCACCAACGACGCCCTCGACCCCTCCAGCCGGATGCCGGAGTTCAAGGTCTGTGCCGCGGCGGTGAGCGCATGA